A section of the Campylobacter porcelli genome encodes:
- the rpmE gene encoding 50S ribosomal protein L31, with amino-acid sequence MKKDIHPEYVECTVSCACGNTFKSRSNKAEIKVDICNACHPFFTGSEKIVDSAGRVDKFKKKYGIK; translated from the coding sequence ATGAAAAAAGATATACATCCAGAGTATGTTGAATGCACAGTTAGTTGCGCTTGCGGAAATACTTTTAAAAGCAGATCAAATAAAGCAGAGATAAAAGTAGATATTTGCAATGCTTGTCATCCATTCTTCACAGGTAGTGAAAAGATCGTAGATAGCGCAGGTCGTGTAGATAAATTTAAGAAAAAATATGGTATAAAATAG
- the groES gene encoding co-chaperone GroES, translating into MNFEPLGKRVLVEREEELKTTASGIIIPDNASKEKPSQGKVVAVSKEAEGLSVGDTVVFAKYSGSEITLNDKKYLVLNTEDILGIIK; encoded by the coding sequence ATGAATTTTGAGCCATTAGGCAAGCGTGTGCTTGTAGAGAGGGAAGAAGAGCTTAAAACTACAGCTTCAGGTATTATCATTCCAGATAATGCTTCTAAAGAAAAACCAAGTCAAGGTAAAGTTGTAGCTGTTAGCAAAGAAGCAGAGGGTCTTAGCGTAGGTGATACGGTTGTATTTGCTAAATATAGCGGTAGCGAAATTACGCTTAATGATAAAAAATATCTAGTTTTAAATACAGAAGATATTTTAGGAATTATAAAATAA
- the trxA gene encoding thioredoxin has protein sequence MGKYIDLTAENFNIAKEGVALVDFWAPWCGPCRMLAPVIDELAEEFDGKAKICKVNTDEVQDLAVEYGVRSIPTLLFFKNGEIKDTLIGAQSKTAIAEKINSLL, from the coding sequence ATGGGTAAATATATTGACTTAACTGCTGAAAATTTCAATATCGCTAAAGAGGGTGTCGCTTTAGTGGATTTCTGGGCTCCATGGTGCGGACCATGCAGAATGTTAGCTCCAGTTATTGATGAATTAGCCGAAGAGTTCGATGGCAAGGCAAAAATCTGCAAAGTAAATACAGATGAAGTTCAAGATTTGGCTGTAGAGTATGGCGTTCGCTCTATTCCAACTCTACTATTTTTCAAAAATGGAGAGATTAAAGATACTTTAATCGGTGCTCAATCTAAAACTGCAATCGCAGAAAAAATAAACTCACTTCTATAA
- a CDS encoding YraN family protein, with protein sequence MGLKEYLFGHESEKKAAKYLVKNGYKILELNYKTKFGEIDIIASNRSTLHFIEVKASTKDYQTIYRVTKSKLEKIIKAIDFYMLSLNLNIPYQIDLICINGEDIELIENITY encoded by the coding sequence TTGGGCTTAAAAGAGTATCTTTTTGGGCATGAATCTGAGAAAAAAGCAGCCAAATATCTGGTCAAAAATGGCTATAAAATTTTGGAGTTAAACTACAAAACCAAATTTGGAGAGATTGATATTATCGCTAGTAATAGATCAACTCTCCATTTTATCGAAGTTAAAGCCTCTACTAAAGATTATCAAACAATTTATAGAGTAACCAAATCCAAATTAGAAAAAATAATTAAAGCTATAGATTTTTATATGCTAAGTTTAAACTTAAATATTCCTTATCAAATTGATTTAATCTGCATTAATGGCGAAGATATAGAATTGATAGAAAATATCACATATTGA
- a CDS encoding saccharopine dehydrogenase family protein, giving the protein MSHILIIGAGGVSQAATVKCAMNSQVFTKITLASRTKSKCDKIAKFIKDRLNIDIDTAVIDADDTDAVVKLIRDIKADLLLNVALPYQDLTLMDACSKAKIPYIDTANYEHPDTAKFEYKLQWAKDSDFKSANTMALLGSGFDPGVTNVYCAYAKQYIFDEIEYIDILDCNAGDHGYAFATNFNPEINLREVSAKGRYYKDGKWIETEPMEIGFSWDYPKIGPKDSYLLYHEELESLVKNIPTLKQIRFFMTFGQSYLTHMKCLENVGMLRIDEVEHNGVKIVPIQFLKTLLPDPASLGARTKGKTNIGCVITGIKDGKPKKIYIYNVCDHQECYKETGVGAVSYTTGVPAMIGSMMVAKGIWKANGVFNMEEFDAKPFMDELNKQGLPWEIIEMAPNETRLIKEI; this is encoded by the coding sequence ATGAGCCATATTTTAATCATTGGAGCTGGCGGAGTAAGCCAAGCAGCAACGGTAAAATGTGCGATGAATTCGCAAGTATTTACCAAAATAACTCTAGCAAGTCGCACCAAAAGCAAATGCGATAAGATAGCTAAATTTATAAAAGATAGATTAAATATAGATATTGATACAGCGGTGATCGATGCTGATGATACAGATGCGGTTGTAAAGCTTATTAGGGATATTAAGGCTGATTTACTCTTAAATGTCGCTTTGCCATATCAGGATTTGACCCTAATGGACGCTTGCTCTAAGGCTAAAATTCCATACATAGATACGGCCAATTACGAGCACCCAGATACAGCTAAATTCGAGTATAAACTCCAATGGGCTAAAGATAGCGATTTTAAATCTGCTAACACTATGGCGTTACTTGGTAGCGGATTTGACCCAGGCGTTACTAATGTCTATTGTGCCTATGCGAAACAATATATATTTGATGAGATTGAGTATATCGATATTTTAGATTGTAACGCTGGAGATCATGGCTATGCGTTTGCTACAAATTTCAATCCAGAGATAAATTTGCGTGAAGTCAGCGCAAAAGGTAGATACTACAAAGATGGCAAATGGATAGAAACCGAGCCGATGGAGATAGGATTTAGCTGGGACTACCCAAAAATTGGCCCAAAAGATAGCTATTTGCTATACCACGAAGAGCTAGAAAGCCTAGTAAAAAATATCCCTACTCTAAAGCAAATTCGCTTCTTTATGACCTTTGGCCAAAGCTACCTAACCCATATGAAATGCCTAGAAAATGTCGGTATGCTAAGGATTGATGAGGTTGAGCACAATGGGGTAAAAATCGTGCCAATTCAATTTTTAAAAACCTTACTACCAGACCCAGCAAGTTTAGGCGCTAGAACTAAAGGCAAGACAAATATAGGCTGCGTAATCACTGGTATAAAAGATGGAAAACCAAAAAAAATCTATATCTATAATGTATGCGATCACCAGGAGTGCTATAAAGAGACAGGCGTTGGTGCGGTTAGCTACACCACAGGAGTGCCAGCAATGATAGGCTCAATGATGGTAGCAAAGGGGATTTGGAAGGCAAATGGAGTGTTTAATATGGAGGAATTTGATGCTAAGCCATTTATGGATGAGCTAAATAAACAAGGCCTCCCATGGGAGATAATAGAGATGGCACCAAATGAAACCAGATTAATCAAGGAAATTTAA
- the groL gene encoding chaperonin GroEL (60 kDa chaperone family; promotes refolding of misfolded polypeptides especially under stressful conditions; forms two stacked rings of heptamers to form a barrel-shaped 14mer; ends can be capped by GroES; misfolded proteins enter the barrel where they are refolded when GroES binds), with product MAKEIIFADDARNRLYNGVKKLSDAVKVTMGPRGRNVLLQKSFGAPTITKDGVSVAKEIELADTIENMGAGLVREVASKTNDEAGDGTTTATVLAHAIFKEGLRNITAGANPIEVKRGMDKFAAAVINELKNASKKVEGKKEIAQVATISANSDTSVGDLIAEAMEKVGKDGVITVEEAKSINDELNVVEGMQFDRGYLSPYFITNAEKMQVELSSPFILLFDKKISNLKDLLPVLEQIQKTGKPLLIIAEDIEGEALATLVVNKLRGVLNISAVKAPGFGDRRKAMLEDIAILTGGEVISEELGRTLESASLSDLGQADRVVIDKDNTTIVNGAGSKDAIDARINQIKAQIIETTSDYDKEKLQERLAKLSGGVAVIKVGAATETEMKEKKDRVDDALNATKAAVEEGIVIGGGAALIKAGNKVDLNLSGDELIGANIVKRALFAPLRQIAENAGFDAGVVANAVSTANNANYGFNAASGEYVDMFEAGIIDPVKVERVALQNAVSVASLLLTTEATVSEIKEDKPAMPAMPDMGGMGGMGGMM from the coding sequence ATGGCAAAAGAGATTATATTTGCAGATGATGCTAGAAATAGATTATATAATGGTGTTAAAAAATTAAGCGACGCGGTCAAAGTAACAATGGGACCAAGAGGACGCAATGTGCTTTTACAAAAGAGCTTTGGCGCCCCAACAATCACAAAAGATGGCGTTAGCGTGGCTAAAGAGATTGAACTGGCTGATACTATAGAAAATATGGGCGCAGGTTTAGTAAGAGAAGTAGCTAGCAAAACAAACGATGAAGCAGGCGATGGCACTACAACTGCCACAGTTTTGGCTCACGCTATTTTTAAAGAAGGTTTAAGAAATATCACAGCTGGTGCAAATCCAATTGAAGTAAAAAGAGGTATGGATAAATTCGCCGCTGCGGTGATAAACGAGCTTAAAAACGCATCTAAAAAAGTAGAAGGCAAAAAAGAGATCGCCCAAGTAGCTACAATCTCAGCTAATAGCGACACAAGCGTTGGTGATCTAATAGCTGAAGCTATGGAAAAAGTAGGCAAAGATGGAGTTATCACAGTTGAAGAGGCTAAATCAATCAATGATGAGTTAAATGTAGTTGAGGGTATGCAATTTGATAGAGGCTATTTAAGTCCATATTTCATCACAAATGCAGAGAAAATGCAAGTTGAGCTAAGTAGCCCATTTATACTATTATTTGATAAAAAAATATCAAATTTAAAAGATCTTTTACCGGTTTTAGAGCAAATTCAAAAAACTGGCAAACCGCTATTAATCATCGCTGAAGATATAGAGGGCGAGGCTTTAGCGACTTTAGTTGTTAATAAACTTCGTGGAGTGCTAAACATCTCAGCGGTTAAAGCTCCTGGGTTTGGCGATAGAAGAAAGGCTATGCTAGAAGATATAGCGATTTTAACAGGCGGTGAAGTCATAAGCGAAGAGCTAGGTAGAACTTTAGAAAGTGCTAGTTTAAGTGATTTGGGTCAAGCTGATAGAGTTGTAATTGACAAAGATAACACTACAATTGTAAATGGTGCAGGCTCAAAAGATGCAATAGATGCTAGAATTAATCAAATCAAAGCTCAAATTATCGAAACTACAAGCGATTATGATAAAGAAAAACTTCAAGAAAGATTAGCCAAATTAAGTGGCGGTGTGGCAGTTATCAAAGTTGGCGCTGCGACTGAAACTGAAATGAAAGAGAAAAAAGATAGAGTAGATGACGCTCTAAATGCTACAAAAGCAGCAGTAGAAGAGGGCATCGTAATAGGCGGTGGTGCTGCTTTAATCAAAGCTGGCAATAAAGTGGATTTAAATTTAAGCGGAGATGAACTAATCGGAGCAAATATTGTCAAACGTGCCCTATTTGCCCCACTTCGCCAAATCGCTGAAAATGCAGGGTTTGATGCAGGAGTAGTAGCAAATGCAGTAAGCACAGCAAATAATGCAAACTACGGATTTAACGCTGCAAGCGGAGAGTATGTAGATATGTTTGAAGCTGGGATTATAGATCCGGTTAAAGTAGAGCGTGTAGCACTTCAAAATGCTGTGAGCGTGGCTAGCTTGTTACTAACTACAGAGGCTACAGTAAGCGAAATCAAAGAGGATAAACCAGCTATGCCAGCAATGCCTGATATGGGCGGTATGGGTGGAATGGGCGGTATGATGTAA
- a CDS encoding homoserine dehydrogenase: MRVAILGFGTVGSEVANVLIKNSDLIASRAGVSIEPVIGVVRDLSKHKNPIIPLSDDLQSVIDRDDIDVFVELMGGIDKPYEIVSKILERKKAVVTANKALLAYYRNELEALAGDTAFGYEASVAGGIPIIKALREGLSANHIQKIIGIMNGTSNYILTSMMSSGIQFDKALKMAQELGYAEADPTFDIGGFDTAHKLLILASIAYCVHAKPEDIMIEGISEISSEDIYFANEFEYSIKLLAIAKRDEGTLELRVHPAFISKDKMLANVNGVMNAVSVVGDAVGESLFYGAGAGGSATASAVISDLIDIAREIRNPMLGYKAPLESLPLRLLKPNEIKTKYYLRLKVADEVGVLAKITNLMSQNNLSIDSFLQKAKSKDNEYATLFFTTHTCLEADMLRVIDNLKNENFIKAKPFMIRIES; the protein is encoded by the coding sequence ATGAGAGTAGCAATATTAGGCTTTGGAACGGTAGGAAGTGAAGTTGCTAATGTCCTTATAAAAAATAGCGACTTAATAGCCTCTAGAGCTGGTGTAAGCATAGAGCCCGTAATAGGTGTAGTAAGAGATCTATCCAAGCACAAAAACCCTATAATCCCACTAAGCGATGATCTTCAAAGTGTGATAGATAGAGATGATATAGATGTATTTGTAGAGCTTATGGGCGGGATCGATAAACCATATGAGATAGTAAGCAAAATTTTAGAGCGTAAAAAGGCGGTAGTAACGGCAAATAAAGCCCTTTTAGCATACTATAGAAATGAGCTTGAAGCATTAGCTGGGGATACGGCATTTGGCTATGAAGCTAGTGTCGCTGGTGGAATTCCAATCATAAAAGCCCTAAGAGAGGGATTAAGTGCAAATCATATCCAAAAAATTATAGGGATAATGAATGGCACTAGCAACTATATTTTAACAAGTATGATGAGTAGTGGAATTCAATTTGATAAAGCTCTTAAAATGGCTCAAGAGCTAGGATATGCTGAAGCAGACCCGACATTTGATATAGGTGGATTTGACACGGCTCATAAATTGCTAATTTTAGCTAGTATTGCCTACTGCGTACATGCTAAACCAGAAGATATCATGATAGAGGGCATAAGTGAAATTAGCAGTGAAGATATATATTTTGCTAATGAATTTGAATACTCCATTAAGCTTTTAGCCATTGCTAAGCGTGATGAAGGCACCTTAGAGCTAAGAGTTCATCCAGCATTTATAAGCAAGGATAAGATGCTAGCAAATGTAAATGGAGTTATGAATGCTGTAAGCGTCGTAGGCGATGCTGTGGGAGAGAGCTTATTTTATGGGGCTGGTGCTGGTGGAAGTGCTACTGCAAGTGCTGTTATAAGTGATTTAATAGATATAGCTAGAGAGATTAGAAACCCTATGCTTGGCTATAAAGCACCACTTGAGTCCTTGCCACTTAGGTTATTAAAACCAAATGAGATCAAAACTAAATATTATTTAAGATTAAAAGTTGCTGATGAAGTGGGGGTTTTGGCTAAGATTACGAATTTAATGAGCCAAAATAATCTCTCAATAGATAGTTTCTTGCAAAAAGCCAAAAGCAAAGATAATGAGTATGCTACACTATTTTTTACCACTCATACTTGCTTAGAGGCTGATATGTTAAGAGTGATTGATAACCTAAAAAACGAAAACTTCATCAAGGCTAAGCCATTTATGATTAGGATTGAGAGTTAA
- the rlmB gene encoding 23S rRNA (guanosine(2251)-2'-O)-methyltransferase RlmB, whose amino-acid sequence MIVYGKQLFLHLLKHHKEKLEEIYLAKEVQKDIFNQIAKVGLKIQKVDNQKAQALARGGNHQGFLAKVKEYEFATLNEIKKSDYLAILYGLSDVGNIGAIVRTAYALGAGGVIVVGKNQNLAIQGIIRSSSGAAYELPIALCDDGLSFINELKQVGFKIYAANAGGKSAKDFKFTPKTAIIMGSEGEGIPNKVLQKCDNILGINMRRDWDSLNVSVAFGILFDRIVNG is encoded by the coding sequence ATGATTGTCTATGGAAAACAGCTATTTTTACATTTGTTAAAACATCACAAAGAGAAGCTTGAAGAGATATATCTAGCAAAAGAGGTTCAAAAAGATATATTCAACCAAATAGCAAAAGTTGGTTTGAAAATTCAAAAAGTTGATAATCAAAAAGCTCAAGCACTCGCCCGTGGTGGCAATCATCAAGGCTTCTTAGCAAAGGTAAAAGAGTATGAATTTGCCACTTTAAATGAGATTAAAAAGTCTGATTATTTGGCAATTTTATATGGTTTAAGCGATGTGGGAAATATCGGTGCTATAGTAAGAACTGCATATGCCCTAGGAGCTGGAGGAGTAATCGTAGTAGGAAAAAACCAAAATCTAGCAATACAAGGCATAATACGCTCTAGTAGCGGTGCGGCGTATGAGTTGCCAATCGCTCTTTGTGATGATGGATTGAGCTTTATCAATGAGTTAAAGCAGGTTGGATTTAAAATTTACGCTGCAAACGCTGGTGGCAAGAGTGCTAAAGATTTTAAATTTACCCCTAAAACCGCTATAATTATGGGTAGTGAAGGTGAAGGAATACCAAATAAGGTATTACAAAAGTGTGATAATATCCTAGGCATAAATATGCGTAGGGATTGGGATAGCTTAAATGTCAGCGTGGCATTTGGAATATTATTTGATAGGATTGTAAATGGCTAA
- the rsmI gene encoding 16S rRNA (cytidine(1402)-2'-O)-methyltransferase, translating to MLYFLPTPIGNLDDISKRCLDILNLCDIIICEDSRVTKSFINLLNSRYNLDIKPSEFYSLHTHNESEFFAKFEVSKLVEKIVVYVSDAGMPCISDPGVSLVKFAQKNSINYEVLSGSNALLLAVAASGLVEKEFSFLGFLPNNGKDRDIALQNALNSPYPVVIYESPKRVFELITSVAKMEPNREIFAIKEATKRFETKFKDRAQNLAIKLKNANLKGEWCVVIAASNIINQEKITISDIDELDIPPKQKAKLLSKLTGKSVKEIYNQLTNQN from the coding sequence TTGCTCTACTTTCTTCCTACTCCAATTGGTAATTTAGATGATATTTCAAAGAGATGCCTGGACATCTTGAACCTTTGCGATATTATCATTTGTGAAGATAGTAGAGTAACTAAATCTTTTATAAATCTTCTAAATTCAAGATATAATCTAGATATAAAGCCATCTGAGTTTTACTCCTTACACACTCATAATGAGAGTGAGTTTTTTGCTAAATTTGAAGTTAGTAAATTGGTAGAAAAAATCGTAGTATATGTAAGTGATGCCGGTATGCCTTGTATTAGCGATCCAGGAGTATCCTTAGTCAAATTCGCCCAGAAAAACTCCATCAATTACGAAGTGTTAAGCGGATCAAACGCCTTGCTTTTAGCAGTAGCAGCTAGTGGGCTAGTAGAAAAGGAGTTTAGCTTTTTAGGATTTTTACCAAATAATGGAAAAGATAGAGATATAGCCTTACAAAATGCCCTTAACTCACCCTATCCAGTAGTTATATACGAATCACCAAAAAGAGTTTTTGAGCTTATTACTTCAGTAGCAAAAATGGAGCCAAATAGAGAAATTTTCGCTATTAAAGAGGCTACGAAGAGATTTGAAACCAAATTTAAAGATAGAGCACAAAATTTAGCAATAAAGCTAAAAAATGCCAACCTAAAAGGCGAATGGTGCGTAGTAATCGCCGCTTCAAATATAATAAATCAAGAAAAAATCACAATATCAGATATTGATGAATTAGATATCCCACCAAAGCAAAAGGCAAAATTACTAAGCAAATTAACAGGCAAAAGCGTCAAAGAGATATACAACCAATTAACCAATCAAAATTAA
- a CDS encoding energy transducer TonB translates to MQRVFDLVSFILSLLIYVVLLWLVVAGSKIYLGKDNSSSDFEIFLVQSIEPNFKKLEPQKPKTAEKITKLPSANPAPKAQIKQTDHNSQETQTPAKHYFATQEQIIPLGSNDPVFKALKDEIAKNTIYPRAARRARLSGVVGVEFQIDKSGISNEKISRPSQYKLLNEAALNAIKNTKPNLEKIDKKYSISMEIAFELR, encoded by the coding sequence ATGCAAAGGGTATTTGATCTAGTATCATTTATACTTTCGCTACTTATATATGTGGTGCTTTTATGGCTTGTAGTAGCTGGTAGCAAAATATATCTAGGCAAGGATAATAGTAGTAGTGATTTTGAAATTTTCCTAGTTCAAAGCATAGAGCCAAATTTTAAAAAACTAGAGCCACAAAAGCCAAAAACCGCCGAAAAAATCACGAAACTACCATCTGCAAATCCAGCTCCCAAAGCACAAATTAAACAAACAGATCATAACTCACAAGAAACGCAAACACCAGCTAAACACTACTTTGCTACCCAAGAGCAAATAATACCACTAGGTAGTAACGATCCAGTATTTAAAGCCTTAAAAGATGAAATAGCCAAAAATACCATCTATCCAAGAGCTGCTAGAAGAGCTAGATTAAGTGGCGTAGTGGGAGTGGAGTTTCAAATAGATAAAAGCGGTATAAGCAATGAGAAAATCTCACGCCCTAGCCAATATAAATTGCTAAATGAAGCAGCTTTAAACGCTATTAAAAACACAAAGCCAAATTTAGAAAAAATAGATAAAAAATATAGCATTTCTATGGAGATTGCCTTTGAACTTCGCTAA
- the trxB gene encoding thioredoxin-disulfide reductase yields MLDVAIIGGGPAGLSAGLYATRGGLKNVVMFEKGMPGGQITSSSEMENYPGVATVMDGMSFMAPWLEQCTRFGLRHEMAGVEKVSKNSDGSFTITLEGGKTEEAKAVIVCTGSTPKRAGFKGENEFFGKGVSTCATCDGFFYKNKEVAVLGGGDTAIEEAEYLSRICSKVYLIHRRDTFRAAPSSVEKVKKNEKIELILNATIEEVYGDSVAGVKGVKIKLNDGSIRDLVVPGIFTFVGLNVRNEVLKDGDKFICDILPTGQVKVDLKMQTSTPGLFAAGDLRQDAPKQVVSAAADGAVAALSAMSYIESLH; encoded by the coding sequence ATGTTAGATGTAGCTATAATAGGTGGGGGACCAGCTGGTCTTAGTGCAGGGCTTTATGCTACTCGTGGTGGGTTAAAAAATGTCGTAATGTTTGAAAAAGGAATGCCTGGCGGTCAAATCACCAGTAGCTCTGAGATGGAAAACTACCCTGGCGTAGCAACCGTAATGGATGGTATGAGTTTTATGGCTCCATGGCTTGAGCAATGCACAAGATTTGGTCTAAGGCATGAGATGGCTGGAGTAGAAAAAGTATCTAAAAATAGCGATGGTAGCTTTACTATTACCTTAGAAGGTGGCAAAACAGAAGAGGCAAAAGCGGTGATTGTCTGCACAGGCTCAACTCCAAAAAGAGCTGGATTTAAAGGCGAAAATGAATTTTTTGGTAAGGGAGTTAGCACTTGTGCTACTTGTGATGGATTTTTTTATAAAAATAAAGAAGTGGCAGTTTTAGGCGGTGGCGATACTGCTATTGAAGAAGCTGAGTATCTATCAAGAATTTGTTCAAAAGTCTATTTAATCCATCGCCGTGATACATTTAGAGCAGCTCCAAGCTCTGTTGAAAAAGTTAAGAAAAATGAGAAAATAGAGTTAATCTTAAACGCTACAATAGAAGAGGTATATGGCGATAGCGTAGCTGGCGTAAAGGGCGTTAAGATTAAATTAAATGATGGAAGTATAAGAGATTTAGTCGTTCCTGGAATATTTACATTTGTTGGGTTAAATGTAAGAAATGAAGTTTTAAAAGATGGAGATAAATTTATTTGCGATATTTTGCCTACTGGTCAAGTCAAAGTAGATCTAAAAATGCAAACTTCAACTCCAGGGCTATTTGCCGCAGGAGATTTAAGACAAGATGCACCTAAACAAGTAGTTAGTGCAGCTGCTGATGGTGCTGTAGCCGCACTTAGTGCGATGAGCTATATTGAGAGCTTACATTAG
- a CDS encoding LL-diaminopimelate aminotransferase translates to MFDEIRFNTIERLPNYAFAEVNAIKMAARRDGADIIDFSMGNPDGRTPQHIIDKLCESAMKDKTHGYSVSQGIYKLRVAICNWYKRKYGVILDPETEAVATMGSKEGFVHLVQAITNPGDVAIVPDPAYPIHTQAFIIAGGNVTKMPLIYNINYELDENKFFENLEIAIKESIPKPKYVVVNFPHNPTTVTCQKSFYERLVETAKRERFYIISDIAYAELTFDGYKTPSIFEVDGAKDVAVECYTLSKSYNMAGWRVGFICGNKKLVAALKKIKSWFDYGMFTPIQVAATVALDGNQDCVEQIRQTYEKRRDTLIEAFSAAGWDIAKPRASMFAWAKLPPQVGNISSKEFAKQLLTKACVAVSPGAGFGVAGDDYVRIAFIENENRIRQAARNIKKYLKEVQ, encoded by the coding sequence GTGTTTGATGAGATAAGGTTTAATACCATTGAGAGATTGCCAAACTACGCTTTTGCAGAAGTCAATGCCATTAAAATGGCAGCAAGAAGAGATGGTGCTGATATTATAGATTTTTCTATGGGAAATCCAGATGGCAGGACACCGCAGCACATAATAGACAAACTATGCGAAAGTGCTATGAAAGATAAAACACATGGCTACAGCGTCTCTCAAGGTATCTATAAACTTCGTGTTGCGATATGTAATTGGTATAAGCGAAAGTATGGCGTCATCTTAGACCCTGAAACAGAAGCAGTCGCCACTATGGGTAGCAAGGAGGGCTTTGTCCATTTAGTTCAAGCTATAACCAACCCAGGAGATGTCGCCATCGTGCCTGATCCTGCCTATCCTATACACACTCAAGCATTTATTATAGCTGGTGGCAATGTAACCAAAATGCCTCTAATCTATAATATAAATTATGAATTAGATGAGAATAAATTCTTTGAAAATTTAGAAATCGCCATAAAAGAGAGCATACCAAAACCAAAATATGTAGTGGTAAATTTCCCTCACAACCCAACTACAGTAACATGCCAAAAAAGCTTTTATGAAAGGCTTGTAGAGACTGCAAAGCGTGAGAGATTTTATATAATTAGCGATATAGCTTATGCTGAGCTTACATTTGATGGATATAAAACTCCAAGTATATTTGAAGTAGATGGCGCTAAAGATGTAGCCGTAGAGTGCTATACTCTATCAAAATCATATAATATGGCAGGTTGGCGTGTAGGCTTTATCTGTGGAAATAAAAAGCTAGTAGCAGCACTTAAAAAGATAAAATCTTGGTTTGATTATGGAATGTTTACTCCTATTCAAGTAGCAGCCACCGTGGCACTTGATGGCAATCAAGATTGCGTTGAGCAAATCAGACAAACTTATGAAAAGCGAAGAGATACTCTCATAGAGGCATTTAGTGCAGCTGGCTGGGATATAGCTAAGCCAAGAGCTAGTATGTTTGCTTGGGCAAAGCTTCCACCACAAGTAGGCAACATAAGTAGCAAAGAATTTGCCAAGCAGCTATTAACCAAAGCCTGTGTAGCTGTAAGCCCTGGGGCTGGATTTGGCGTAGCTGGAGATGACTATGTAAGAATAGCTTTTATAGAAAATGAAAATAGAATTCGCCAAGCTGCAAGAAATATCAAAAAATATCTAAAAGAAGTCCAATGA